The Candidatus Nanosynbacter sp. HMT-352 genomic interval AAGTGGAGTTAAATTGACGCGAATTACAGCGCTAGAAACTAATATCGCACTTAATTTGGCGGCACAGAGCTTAAGAATTGAGGCGCCAATTCCTGGTCAAAAGGCTGTTGGTATTGAAGTGCCTAACCGTAAGGCTGCTGAGGTACGGCTGCGAAGTACGCTGTCATCAAAGCAATGGGCTGCTGCTCGTGATCCTTTGAGTTTTGGAATTGGTAAAGATATATCCGGTCAAGTTGTTGTGGGTGAGCTGGGAAAGATGCCGCATTTGTTGATTGCTGGACAAACGGGTTCTGGTAAGTCTGTTATGATTAATACTTTGCTGTGTAGCTTGCTATATCGCAATAGTCCGAGTGATATGAAGTTGATTTTAGTTGACCCGAAGCAAGTCGAAATGGCGCCGTACGCTGATATTCCGCACCTTCTTACTCCGGTGATCAATGAACCAGAGAAGACTATCTCAGCCTTGAAGTGGGCGGTGAATGAGATGGAGCGACGCTACAAATTATTGGCGGGCGAGAAAATCCGTAACATTAAGGAATATAACAAGAGGCTGCAGTCGCGCGCTAAGAAGATTGCAATTGCTGATGAAAACGGCAACGTTCAGGAGCATGAAGATGGATCGATGCCGTATATCGTGATTGTGATAGACGAGATGTCCGATCTCATGATGATGGCTAAAAAGGATGTTGAGACGTTAATTGTTCGTTTGGCGCAGAAATCGCGAGCGGTTGGTATTCACTTGGTGTTGGCGACGCAGCGTCCTAGCGTAAACGTGATTACTGGTTTGATTAAGGCGAACGTTCCAGCGCGAATTGCCTTTACGGTGGCTAGCCAGGTCGACAGTATAACAATTCTAGACCAATCTGGTGCTGAAAAGCTATTAGGTCAGGGTGACATGCTATTTTACGTAACAAGTATGAGCAAGCCAAAACGTATTCAGGGCGCCTGGGTGACAGATGACGAGGTGAATAAAATTACTGATCATTTGCGTATGCAGATGGCTCCGCAGTACAACGACGAAGTGGTGGCTCAGCCAGTTCAATTGGATGGCAAGGGTGGCGTCGTGATGGACTTATCTGAAGGTGGTGACGATAAGTTTAAGGATGCGGTTCGTGTGGTGGTTGAGCGACGCAAGGCCTCAACAAGTATGCTGCAAACGCGTCTGGGAATTGGTTATCAGCGAGCAGCTCGAATCATCGAAGAGATGGAAGAGCGGGGAATCATTGGTCCGCAGAATGGTTCTAAGCCACGCGAAGTTTTGATTTCTAGTCCAGAAGAATTAGATGAATTGTTGGCGGAATAGTAATTGTTGCGACTTATCAGTAGTGAGATTGGCAATATTGGCTGTTTAGTGATATAATAACAATTGAATATTAACCTAAGCTTACGTGAGACAGCGTAAGCATCCGTAAATGGATTCCAGAGGAGGAAACATGAACGAATACGAACTAACTGTTCTTATTCACCCGGATTTAGAGGCTAATCTAGATTCAGCGTTGGATAAGGTGCGTGGTTTAATCACTACTAACGGTGGTGAAATTACCAAAGAAGAAAACTGGGGCAAGAAAAAATTGGCCTACACAATCAAGCGTGAAGACTTTGCAGTTTACGTTTGCTTTGAGGTTAAATTGCCAGCACCAGCTTTGTTGAAGATTTCAAATACGCTTAATATTACTGATGAAGTTTTGCGTTACCTATTGGTAAAAACTGATGAAAAAACTCGTCAAGCATTAAGCGAGCAAAAAGCACGCAACGAAGAATCTGATTCAAGCGAATCAAGTAAATAAGCCTAACTGCCGTAAGGTAAAAGAGGGGATAGAATATGGCACGAAGTATCAATCAAGTGATTTTGTTGGGTAGATTGACACGCGATCCAGAACAGCGAACAACCGCTTCTGGTAAGAACGTGGTTAGCTTCAGTATTGCTGTTGATCGACAATCTCAAGACGATCAGGCTGACTTTTTCAATATCACAGCCTGGGATAAACTTGGTGATTTGGTAATGCAATATCTAAGCAAAGGTCGTCGGGTTTTGATCCAAGGACGACTACGACAGGATAGCTGGGAAGATAAGGATACTGGTAAAAGACAGAGTCGAATTGAAGTTACTGCTTCAGATGTAACGTTCTTAGACGGTCCAAGCGGCGACAATTCAGGTTCTGCAGCACCAAAGACTACTAAAAAAGAGGAAGTCGTAACGGAAATTGACGATAAGCCAATTGACTTAAGCGAAATTCCATTCTAATAAGGAGATTAAAATGGCACAATTGAAGAAAAATCCACCGATTATTTTTGACTATAAAGATGTAAAAACTTTGCAACGTTACATCAATGTTTACGGTCAAATCGAGCCAATCAGCAAGACTGGTTTGAGTGAAAAGCAACAGCGAAGCTTGGCAGTAGCAATTAAGCGCGCTCGCCACTTGGCTTTGTTGCCATTTGTTACTAGCAACTAGGAACGTTTAATGCGCAATATCTCGTTGCTATTACATATTTGGCAGCGAGATATTTTATTGAAAAGGAGAAAATATGTATCAGCCAACTGATTTGAAAAAAGGCGTAGTTTGTCAAATTGACGGCAAGCCATATCGCGTCGTAGAGTACGGCCAAAAGGTTATGGGTCGTGGCGGTTCGATTGTTAACGTGAAATTGAAAAACCTAATTGACGGAAGTGTTATTCCAAAGACTTTCAAGGGTCAAGAGCGAATCGAAGCTGCGGAAGTAAATAATAAAACTGCGCAATATTTGTATAACGACGGCGATAAGTTCTATTTCATGGATCCGACTAGCTTTGAGCAATTTGAGCTGGCTGCGGAAATCGTGGATGATGCTAGTAAATACCTGAAAGAAGGTGATGAATTAAGCCTTCAATTTTTCGATGGTCGAGTGATCAACGTTGAACTACCAAAGAATAAATATTTGGAAGTTACCTATACGGAAGATGTGGTTAAGGGTGATACGACTTCATCTGTGCTAAAAGACGCTACTTTGGAGACAGGGCTAGTTGTCAAAGTTCCAGCATTTATCAAGCAGGGCGATATTATTAGCGTTGACACTTCAACTGGTGAATATCGCGAGCGAAAGAAATAGTCATATTTAATGAAACAGCGATTAGATAAAGCTCTAGTCGAGCGCGGTTTGGTGACAACAAGGTCTCAGGCGGATAATTTTATTCGCCTGGGCTATGTTTTTTTGAATAAGAAAATTGTCCAGAAATCAGGGACTATGGTATCTGATTCGGACGAAATAAAGCTCGAGAAGAAGGAAACTTACGTTTCGCGAGCCGGCTTAAAACTGGCAAGCGTAGCGGAGTATTTTCATCTTAATTTTCAGGATAAAATTGTTCTGGATATTGGTTCGAGTACGGGCGGATTTACCGACTATTCACTGCGTCACGGCGCCAAAAAGGTGTTTGCTGTTGATGTTGGAACGGATCAGCTCCATCCAAGTTTGAGGTCGAATCCAAAAATTGCTCTCTACGAAAAGACCGATATTCGTGATTTTTATGCCGATGAATCAATTGATATTATTGTGGGCGATGTGTCGTTTATATCTCTGAGAGAAATTTTGCCGCATGTAGCAGAAAATTTGATGAATACAAATACGGTGTTGATTGCTATGGTGAAACCTCAATTTGAAGCGGGGCGACATCAGGTTAATAAGGGCATTATTAAAAACGACAAAGTTCGTCGACAGATTTTATCCGATTTTGAAGATTGGGCGAAAAAGTATTTTATTATCTTAGATAAAAAAGATAGTGAAGTAGCTGGTAGTAAGGGTAATCTTGAGCGATTTTACAAATTGAAATTAACTAAACGTTAAACCGAAACTCAACGACGTCATTTGGCTGCATAACGTAAGTTTTTCCTTCGGTACGAATTTTACCGTTTTCGCGGGCCTTAACTTCGGATCCCGCGGTGACTAAATCGTCAAAATCAACAATCTGTGCGGCAATAAATCCGCGCTCAAAATCCGAGTGAATAACGCCCGCGGCTTGCGGTGCAGTCCAACCTTTGTGAATTGTCCAGGCACGAATTTCTTTTTCTCCAGCGGTCAGATAGCTTTGCAAACCTAACGTGTCATATGCTGCGTGAATAAGTTTGGCAAGCCCAGTCTCCTCGACACCGTAACTTTCTAATAGCTCTTTGGCGTCATTTTCAGATAATCCCTTCAATTCTTCTTCCAGTTTTGCACAGACAAAGACGGTTTTTGCGGGACTTACGAGTTCGGTCAATTGACCCTGTAGATCGGAATTGTTCAATCCTTCCTCGTCGACATTAAATGCGTAGATAACGGGTTTGGCGGTAAGAAGGTGCAGGTCGGAAATTGCCTCAAAATCCACATCTGTCATTGCGGAAATTGGTACGCCTTTTTGTAAATTGTCGATTAAAGACTGCAGATATTCAACTTTTTGGCGAGCTTTTGGGTTTGCTTTAGCTTCTTTTTGAAGCTGGGGCAGACGTTTTTCAAGAGTTTGTAGATCGGCCAGAATAAGCTCGGTATTTATAACCTCAATGTCTTTCTTAGGGTCAATCGGTGCTTCATCATGGCGCAGAATCTTTGAATTCTCAAATGCACGAACAACATGAATAATTGCGTCACACTCTCTGATGTTGTGAAGAAACTTATTGCCCAAACCTTCACCCTTAGACGCGCCAGCAACCAGCCCAGCGATATCGACGAAAGTAACGGTGGCTGGAATAATTTTTTGCGCATGATAAAGATCGGCTAAAATTTGCAGGCGATTATCTGGTACGGGAACAATTCCTGTGTTCGGCTCAATTGTCGCAAACGGATAATTAGCCGCCAAAATGTCGTTATTTGTTAAAGCGTTAAAAAGTGTCGATTTGCCGACATTTGGTAAACCAACGATTCCAATAGATAAACTCATATATTTATTATATCATCTGCGTAATCTTTGATATAATTATAAGCATGAGAAGAAAATACTCATTGCCTAAGGTGGGCATGTTGGCAATAGTAGTGGCTTTGGCTATTTCGGTAACGGCTTTTTTTATCTATACATACGCGGCGCCAAGCTCGCCAAATTGGACGATAACTGGTAAATCTTGGGTGACGAAGAAATTTAATTCGTCAGATACAAATAATTACGGCTCCGACTGGGTGGTAGCGCCTGGGCGACTTAAGGATGTGAAGCCCGGAGATACGGTTGATTGGTGGCATAGTCTTTTTGTTAGCGGTGGGCCTACTGATAATGTTATAACTGGCGTTCAGCAGGATGTATTTGATATTAGATCGAACCAGCCGATGGATAATGATGTCAGTCTGAACGACAGGGGGGCTTGGCATAATGAAAAATCCCGATGGTTTAACGTTATGACGAATTGGAAGGATTATGCTTGGAAACGAATGAACAATCCAAAGTGGGTGGATTATCACACTACCACTATGGAGGCATTGAACGGAAAATCTAGATTAGAGGATGTTCGTGGTCCGCTTGGAGAAAATAAATTTATGTTTACGCGAGTTATTCGAAAAGAAGACATGGGTAAGCGTATCTGTCAGCGAATCTACTGGGATAGGCGTAATTCTTTGGCGCCAACTGGCTGGGTGTATTCGTCATATGCCTGTGCTGAGGTTCCGTACGATTATGACGTAGAGCCTTCAGTTAGTGTTAATTCGGATTATATTGACGCAGAAAATGTCACGAAAATTGAGGGAATAAATGCTGGGTTGAATAACAAGGGGACTTTAAAGACTCAAAATTCTTCGTATGCACTTGCGCGATTTGTTGTCAGAGGGGCTGAAGTATCGGAGCTTACAGGAAAGAGTAATGAAGTTTCACTTCCTGGAGGTACTGCTGATGGCGACTGGCCGTGCGCCGTTGTGCGACTGATTAAAGGACAATATAGAGATAGCTTAAACATTGATAGTGGCGCGTGTGGAAAAATTGTTCAAAACACCGGCAGTCAATTAAACACCGGTCAGACTCCAGTGGCTACAAATAAGATAGATGATCTGGACAGGGTTAAGCTAAGTGCTAACGACAGTCTATGTTACGTGGTTATGGTTAGCGATTATAATGGTTCGGCTCCTTCTACGGATTTTAGGTACGCAGTTAAGTGTATCAGGTCGTCAAAAAGACCAAAGGTTCAGGTTTGGGGCGGTGATATTAAGACTGACAAAGAAGTTATTACTAGCAAGACATCAAACAATGTGAATGTTCCTGATGAGAATCTTAGCCGTATTGAGCTAGATAAGACTTCTATACGAGCAAAGGGCCTGTGGGGTACAGGGTTAGACAAAGATGGTAATAAAATTGGAGACGATGTTCACTTTAGCCCTGGCGAATACGGCTTTAAGGGGGGCAACGACGCTGATCTGCACTGGTCTATAGTTTGTGCTGAGGATCAGTATGGCGGTAATGGAAACCAGAGGGCGTATAAGAAGTCTACTAAAAAACCAGACTATCTTCCGAGTTGTCATGGTGATGCGACTAACTTAAAAGACGATTACCAAGCCAGAACGGTAGTAACGACACAGTGGCGCAATCCTAGTGGTGGCGATGTATTGCAGGACGGTTATATTACATGTACACCCGATTCTATGTATCACGGTATAGTCGGTGACGCATCGCTCGTCAATAATCCTGATTATTGCAAGAGGGGTGTTTGGAGGATATCTGACTCTGCAAAGTGGATTAGTATAAATAGTTTTGGTCGGCATACGCATTCTAATAGTAAACCAGATCCAGCGAATCTAAATTGTTATAATAATACTCGTCCTGTATTAGAAATTATTTCGTGTTCAAATACGTACGTCTTTAGATTGAAAGGCATCAACTTGGGAGAGCTAAAAGACGCTAAGAAGCTGGAAATTGGTTTTAATGGATCTGTGGATAACTTTGTTAGAGTGAAGATTAATGG includes:
- a CDS encoding FtsK/SpoIIIE family DNA translocase; this translates as MAKKRKSTKKSTPAKPQHSLPAGFWSQVGAVMLILLSLLLVVSWFGVGGPVLQWIDMATVKTIGYTAYALPILLIYLAVETFRAEENQLPVVVKFAAVLEIVWFSGLFGLMKTASHPNSGGFVGDILNTATLKMVDSAIAVIIYLVLAFITVLFITQTSPFTVFSKLWEMIKSNTKEDDNNRSIMKKASIAQPAEEEKKTDLGEIKLNAGVPIIDTAKEKKSLLKKVEKPEKVNEEQALVATRDPNWEAPSLELLEKNESGADAGDTRQNAQIIHDTLSEFNIEAAMGDINVGPKVTQYTLRPPSGVKLTRITALETNIALNLAAQSLRIEAPIPGQKAVGIEVPNRKAAEVRLRSTLSSKQWAAARDPLSFGIGKDISGQVVVGELGKMPHLLIAGQTGSGKSVMINTLLCSLLYRNSPSDMKLILVDPKQVEMAPYADIPHLLTPVINEPEKTISALKWAVNEMERRYKLLAGEKIRNIKEYNKRLQSRAKKIAIADENGNVQEHEDGSMPYIVIVIDEMSDLMMMAKKDVETLIVRLAQKSRAVGIHLVLATQRPSVNVITGLIKANVPARIAFTVASQVDSITILDQSGAEKLLGQGDMLFYVTSMSKPKRIQGAWVTDDEVNKITDHLRMQMAPQYNDEVVAQPVQLDGKGGVVMDLSEGGDDKFKDAVRVVVERRKASTSMLQTRLGIGYQRAARIIEEMEERGIIGPQNGSKPREVLISSPEELDELLAE
- the rpsF gene encoding 30S ribosomal protein S6, whose product is MNEYELTVLIHPDLEANLDSALDKVRGLITTNGGEITKEENWGKKKLAYTIKREDFAVYVCFEVKLPAPALLKISNTLNITDEVLRYLLVKTDEKTRQALSEQKARNEESDSSESSK
- a CDS encoding single-stranded DNA-binding protein; protein product: MARSINQVILLGRLTRDPEQRTTASGKNVVSFSIAVDRQSQDDQADFFNITAWDKLGDLVMQYLSKGRRVLIQGRLRQDSWEDKDTGKRQSRIEVTASDVTFLDGPSGDNSGSAAPKTTKKEEVVTEIDDKPIDLSEIPF
- the rpsR gene encoding 30S ribosomal protein S18; the encoded protein is MAQLKKNPPIIFDYKDVKTLQRYINVYGQIEPISKTGLSEKQQRSLAVAIKRARHLALLPFVTSN
- the efp gene encoding elongation factor P; this encodes MYQPTDLKKGVVCQIDGKPYRVVEYGQKVMGRGGSIVNVKLKNLIDGSVIPKTFKGQERIEAAEVNNKTAQYLYNDGDKFYFMDPTSFEQFELAAEIVDDASKYLKEGDELSLQFFDGRVINVELPKNKYLEVTYTEDVVKGDTTSSVLKDATLETGLVVKVPAFIKQGDIISVDTSTGEYRERKK
- a CDS encoding TlyA family RNA methyltransferase translates to MKQRLDKALVERGLVTTRSQADNFIRLGYVFLNKKIVQKSGTMVSDSDEIKLEKKETYVSRAGLKLASVAEYFHLNFQDKIVLDIGSSTGGFTDYSLRHGAKKVFAVDVGTDQLHPSLRSNPKIALYEKTDIRDFYADESIDIIVGDVSFISLREILPHVAENLMNTNTVLIAMVKPQFEAGRHQVNKGIIKNDKVRRQILSDFEDWAKKYFIILDKKDSEVAGSKGNLERFYKLKLTKR
- the ychF gene encoding redox-regulated ATPase YchF codes for the protein MSLSIGIVGLPNVGKSTLFNALTNNDILAANYPFATIEPNTGIVPVPDNRLQILADLYHAQKIIPATVTFVDIAGLVAGASKGEGLGNKFLHNIRECDAIIHVVRAFENSKILRHDEAPIDPKKDIEVINTELILADLQTLEKRLPQLQKEAKANPKARQKVEYLQSLIDNLQKGVPISAMTDVDFEAISDLHLLTAKPVIYAFNVDEEGLNNSDLQGQLTELVSPAKTVFVCAKLEEELKGLSENDAKELLESYGVEETGLAKLIHAAYDTLGLQSYLTAGEKEIRAWTIHKGWTAPQAAGVIHSDFERGFIAAQIVDFDDLVTAGSEVKARENGKIRTEGKTYVMQPNDVVEFRFNV